A window of the Pseudomonas furukawaii genome harbors these coding sequences:
- a CDS encoding MmgE/PrpD family protein has translation MSLYAFVRDFRFRDAPSHTRELLQTCLLDILGVAAGARDNTTSQALKQYALSHYPAGKLASRLLFDGRPVHPLGAAWAGGFSVDSLDAHEGHFTSKGHAGATVVPALLAIVDACREQGRSISGEELLSALCIGYETALRAGAALMATAPEYHASGAFSGVGVVCGGARLLGLDEQRFRHALGIAEYFGPRCPMMRLVDHPSMLRDAHGAGAYAGLNALLLAQAGVTGAPAETVEDEAVAAHWRDIGQRWEIDAQYFKPWPVCRWAQPALTAMTRLMAEYPQIRGENIERIQVQTFHESMRLQGHTPSNADEAQYALAFPLAALVVRGQVGPLEVTGEAIHAPDILAVSQRIDIVESEELSERFPNEILSRVVVQLKDGQALTSPITAAKGDPETAMTRAEFLAKFSLLAGISLAPEQRLGIEQAIAALPGSASCETLFALLFEQAGSPW, from the coding sequence CGGGGTGGCGGCCGGTGCCCGTGACAACACCACCAGCCAGGCGCTCAAGCAGTACGCGCTGAGCCATTATCCGGCTGGAAAGCTGGCCAGCCGCCTGCTCTTCGACGGTCGTCCGGTGCATCCGCTGGGCGCGGCCTGGGCGGGTGGTTTCAGCGTCGACAGCCTCGATGCCCATGAGGGCCACTTCACCTCCAAGGGCCATGCCGGCGCCACCGTGGTGCCGGCCTTGCTCGCGATCGTCGACGCATGCCGCGAGCAGGGCAGGAGCATCAGTGGCGAGGAACTCCTCAGCGCCCTCTGCATCGGCTATGAGACCGCCCTGCGTGCCGGCGCGGCGCTGATGGCGACCGCCCCCGAATACCATGCTTCCGGCGCCTTCTCGGGCGTCGGCGTCGTCTGTGGCGGCGCACGCTTGTTGGGCCTGGACGAGCAGCGCTTCCGCCATGCCCTGGGGATCGCCGAGTACTTCGGCCCACGCTGCCCGATGATGCGCCTGGTCGACCATCCCTCCATGCTGCGCGATGCCCATGGCGCCGGCGCCTACGCCGGCCTCAACGCCCTGTTGCTGGCCCAGGCCGGTGTCACCGGGGCGCCGGCCGAAACGGTGGAAGACGAGGCGGTGGCCGCTCACTGGCGGGACATCGGCCAGCGCTGGGAGATCGACGCCCAGTACTTCAAACCCTGGCCGGTCTGTCGCTGGGCCCAGCCGGCGCTGACCGCCATGACCCGCCTCATGGCCGAGTATCCGCAGATCCGTGGCGAGAACATCGAGCGCATCCAGGTGCAGACCTTCCACGAATCCATGCGCCTGCAAGGGCATACCCCATCCAATGCCGACGAGGCCCAGTACGCGCTGGCCTTTCCGCTGGCGGCCCTGGTGGTGCGCGGACAGGTCGGCCCCTTGGAGGTGACGGGGGAGGCAATCCATGCCCCCGACATCCTCGCGGTCAGCCAGCGCATCGACATCGTCGAGAGCGAGGAGCTTTCCGAGCGATTCCCCAATGAGATCCTGTCCAGGGTCGTGGTCCAGCTCAAGGATGGCCAGGCGCTCACCAGTCCGATCACCGCCGCCAAGGGCGATCCCGAAACGGCCATGACCCGCGCGGAGTTCCTCGCCAAGTTCAGCCTGCTGGCCGGGATCAGCCTGGCCCCGGAGCAACGGCTGGGCATCGAACAGGCCATCGCGGCGCTGCCGGGCAGCGCCAGCTGCGAGACGCTGTTCGCCTTGCTGTTCGAGCAGGCGGGTTCGCCCTGGTGA